A single Vigna radiata var. radiata cultivar VC1973A chromosome 8, Vradiata_ver6, whole genome shotgun sequence DNA region contains:
- the LOC106769824 gene encoding laccase-15-like encodes MSCTKNIFLQILWCFSLITLSSQTQSHYTFEVREAQYTRLCSTKSILTVNGNFPGPTIRVNRGDTIYVDVYNKGNYNITLHWHGVKQPRNPWTDGPSYITQCPIQPGMKFRQTLIFSFEEGTIWWHAHSEWLRATVYGAIYVYPTKNTPYPFPQPDAEIPITFGEWWINDVNEVFRQSSETGGAPNISDALTINGQPGDLLPCSIPETFKFNVEQGRTYHLRVINAALNLILFFSVSQHNLTVVGSDAVYTRPLTRDYICISPGQAMDVLLHANQEPGHYYLAARAYSTGFGVAFDNTTTTARIEYSGNYTPPSSPSLPNLPDFNDTQAALDFITNLRGLPERSPSPVPTNITTQIVTTISVNTLPCPNGRNDCQGINGTIFSASMNNISFQTPRIDILKAYYYHINGIYQSGFPRFPPFTFNYTADILPITLNTPTKETRVNVLNYGATVEIVFQGTNVVGGIDHPIHLHGYSFHVVGYGLGNFNQSQDPLNFNLVDPPYLNTVIVPINGWAAIRFVAVNPGVWFMHCHLERHQSWGMQTVFIVKNGNSSNLMLSPPPPDMPPC; translated from the exons ATGTCGTGCACCAAGAATATTTTCCTCCAAATTCTGTGGTGTTTTTCCTTGATCACTCTTAGTTCCCAAACACAGAGTCATTACACTTTTGAA GTTAGAGAAGCGCAGTATACCAGACTTTGTTCCACAAAAAGTATATTGACAGTGAATGGAAACTTTCCAGGACCAACTATCAGAGTCAACAGAGGAGACACAATCTACGTTGATGTTTACAACAAGGGAAACTACAACATTACTTTACACTG GCACGGAGTGAAGCAGCCAAGGAATCCATGGACAGATGGTCCATCATACATCACTCAGTGCCCCATCCAACCTGGTATGAAATTCAGACAAACcttgattttttcttttgaggAAGGGACCATATGGTGGCATGCTCACAGTGAATGGTTAAGAGCCACTGTCTATGGTGCTATCTATGTCTATCCAACCAAGAATACTCCCTACCCTTTTCCTCAACCAGATGCTGAGATTCCCATCACATTTG GAGAGTGGTGGATTAATGATGTCAATGAGGTCTTCAGACAGTCTTCTGAAACCGGAGGGGCCCCAAACATATCTGATGCTCTCACTATAAATGGTCAACCCGGGGATCTCTTGCCTTGCTCAATTCCAG AAACGTTCAAGTTTAATGTAGAACAAGGGAGGACTTATCATCTCCGAGTTATTAACGCGGCACTGAATCTGATTCTCTTCTTCTCCGTTTCCCAACATAACCTCACTGTTGTTGGTTCTGATGCTGTATACACCAGGCCATTGACAAGGGATTACATTTGCATATCACCAGGACAAGCAATGGATGTGTTGTTGCACGCCAACCAAGAACCTGGTCATTATTATCTAGCTGCAAGGGCATATTCAACTGGGTTTGGTGTTGCCTTTGATAACACAACAACCACTGCTAGAATAGAGTACAGTGGCAATTACACTCCACCTTCATCTCCTTCATTACCAAACCTCCCCGACTTTAATGATACACAAGCAGCTTTGGACTTCATCACAAACTTGAGAGGCTTACCTGAGAGATCCCCCAGTCCAGTCCCAACAAACATCACAACTCAAATAGTCACCACTATTTCTGTCAACACTTTGCCGTGCCCTAATGGCAGAAACGACTGCCAGGGGATAAATGGAACCATTTTCTCTGCTAGCATGAACAACATAAGCTTTCAAACCCCCCGCATTGACATTCTAAAAGCCTATTACTATCATATCAATGGGATATACCAATCGGGATTTCCCAGATTCCCACCTTTTACATTTAACTACACTGCAGATATTTTGCCTATAACGTTGAATACACCAACGAAAGAGACTAGGGTTAATGTGCTGAACTATGGTGCAACAGTTGAAATTGTGTTCCAAGGAACAAACGTTGTTGGAGGGATAGACCATCCTATCCATCTCCATGGGTACAGTTTCCATGTTGTTGGATATGGATTAGGCAATTTTAACCAAAGTCAAGATCCCTTGAATTTCAATCTCGTTGATCCTCCTTACTTGAATACTGTGATTGTGCCAATAAATGGATGGGCTGCCATTAGATTCGTGGCTGTGAATCCTG GGGTATGGTTTATGCACTGCCATCTAGAACGCCACCAATCTTGGGGCATGCAGACAGTTTTTATTGTGAAGAATGGAAACTCTTCAAATCTAATGTTGTCACCGCCGCCGCCAGACATGCCCCCATGCTGA